A region of Streptomyces sp. TG1A-60 DNA encodes the following proteins:
- a CDS encoding TetR family transcriptional regulator, with amino-acid sequence MPAVNDDPSPEPGGPEDGTEQPGPKGSAKSEQTRALILETALRLFQDRGYDKTTMRAIAKEAGVSVGNAYYYFAGKEHLVQGFYDRIGAEHLAAVRPVLERETDLEARIAGVLKAWLDVAEPYHEFAAQFFKNAADPDSPLSPFSPESEGPREASIALHREVLAGSRTKVPDELREVLPELMWLSLMGLVLYWVFDRTEGRERSYRLAERGARLTARGVSLARFRVLRPLVRDGHELFTDFLPGMTKVPPEPGGRRRAAE; translated from the coding sequence GTGCCCGCAGTGAACGACGACCCCAGCCCGGAGCCCGGCGGCCCCGAGGACGGCACGGAGCAGCCGGGTCCCAAGGGCTCCGCGAAGTCGGAGCAGACCCGTGCGCTCATCCTGGAGACCGCGCTGAGGCTCTTCCAGGATCGGGGGTACGACAAGACGACGATGCGGGCCATCGCGAAGGAGGCCGGGGTCTCCGTCGGGAACGCGTACTACTACTTCGCCGGCAAGGAGCACCTGGTCCAGGGGTTCTACGACCGGATCGGCGCGGAGCACCTGGCGGCGGTCCGGCCGGTGCTGGAGCGGGAGACGGACCTGGAGGCGCGGATCGCCGGGGTGCTGAAGGCGTGGCTGGACGTGGCGGAGCCGTACCACGAGTTCGCGGCGCAGTTCTTCAAGAACGCGGCCGATCCGGACAGCCCCCTCAGCCCCTTCTCACCCGAGTCGGAGGGGCCGCGCGAGGCGTCCATCGCCCTCCACCGGGAGGTGCTCGCCGGGTCCAGGACCAAGGTTCCGGACGAACTGCGGGAAGTCCTCCCCGAGTTGATGTGGCTCTCCCTGATGGGACTCGTCCTGTACTGGGTCTTCGACCGGACGGAGGGACGCGAGCGCAGCTACCGGCTGGCCGAGCGGGGGGCCCGGCTCACCGCCCGGGGCGTCTCCCTGGCACGGTTCCGGGTGCTGCGACCGCTGGTCCGCGACGGGCACGAACTGTTCACGGACTTCCTGCCGGGGATGACGAAGGTGCCGCCGGAGCCCGGGGGCAGGCGGCGAGCAGCGGAGTGA
- a CDS encoding ABC transporter substrate-binding protein, translating into MRSVRLRILASLLVLAIAAIGGWQLLEAQRDENRTITVGTTDTVTSLDPAGAYDAGSWALFGNVFQSLLTFEPGGAAPVPDAARSCEFVGNALTVYRCTLRRGLRFPSGREVTGADVKYSFDRVRRINADVGPAPLLDTLQSVRASGLSVSFRLSSPDATFPFKVATGAGAIVDRTTYPTSRLRADGGADGTGPYLLTSYTDKQARLTPNDAYRGVPRDTGNPVLMRFYKDSAALRKAWEARQVDVVTRTLPPSVLAGLSPSDPDQRVTEADSRETRNLVLNVRADSPFHDRRVRQALAALINREKLVAEVYQGTADPLYSLIPAGITGHTTSFFDAYPKPDPHRARALLDEAGVSLPVRFTYGYAEGRGSGTVEAAELKQQLEESGLFYVTTRAHERADFQRRYADGKLDAYGVGWVGDYPDADTFSGPLVGTGGSLDNGYSSEQADRLVQDSRRHEDRSRAAADFGELQEIVARDVPLIPLWQRKEYVLSGEDVGGAQYLSDGTGVFRLWKLRWI; encoded by the coding sequence ATGCGGTCGGTTCGCTTGCGGATTCTCGCGTCTCTGCTGGTGCTGGCGATCGCGGCGATCGGCGGCTGGCAGTTGCTGGAGGCCCAGCGGGACGAGAACAGGACGATCACCGTCGGGACGACCGACACGGTCACCTCACTCGACCCGGCCGGGGCGTACGACGCCGGGTCCTGGGCCCTGTTCGGCAATGTGTTCCAGTCGCTGCTGACCTTCGAACCGGGCGGCGCCGCGCCCGTCCCGGACGCCGCGCGGAGCTGTGAGTTCGTCGGCAACGCGCTCACCGTCTACCGCTGCACGCTGCGCCGGGGTCTGCGGTTCCCCAGTGGGCGCGAGGTGACCGGGGCCGACGTGAAGTACTCGTTCGACCGGGTCAGGCGGATCAACGCGGACGTGGGCCCCGCCCCGCTGCTCGACACCCTCCAGTCGGTGCGTGCGAGCGGGCTGTCGGTCAGCTTCCGTCTCTCCTCGCCGGACGCCACCTTCCCGTTCAAGGTGGCCACCGGCGCCGGGGCGATCGTCGACCGGACCACGTACCCGACGAGCCGGCTGCGCGCCGACGGCGGCGCCGACGGCACCGGGCCGTACCTGCTGACCTCGTACACGGACAAGCAGGCTCGTCTCACGCCCAACGACGCCTACCGGGGCGTGCCCCGGGACACCGGCAACCCCGTCCTCATGCGCTTCTACAAGGACTCGGCGGCCCTGCGGAAGGCGTGGGAGGCGCGGCAGGTCGACGTCGTCACCCGCACCCTGCCGCCCTCGGTCCTCGCCGGACTGTCGCCCAGCGACCCGGACCAGCGGGTCACGGAGGCGGACAGCAGAGAGACCCGCAACCTCGTCCTGAACGTGCGGGCGGACTCGCCCTTCCACGACCGCCGGGTACGGCAGGCACTGGCCGCGCTGATCAACCGGGAGAAGCTCGTAGCCGAGGTCTACCAGGGCACCGCCGACCCGCTGTACTCGCTGATCCCGGCCGGCATCACCGGCCACACCACCTCGTTCTTCGACGCCTATCCGAAGCCCGACCCCCACCGGGCCCGCGCACTCCTCGACGAGGCGGGCGTGAGCCTGCCCGTCCGCTTCACCTACGGCTACGCGGAGGGCCGGGGCTCGGGCACCGTCGAGGCCGCCGAACTGAAGCAGCAGTTGGAGGAGAGCGGGCTGTTCTACGTGACCACCAGGGCGCACGAGCGGGCCGACTTCCAACGGCGCTATGCCGACGGAAAGTTGGACGCGTACGGCGTCGGCTGGGTCGGTGACTATCCCGACGCCGACACCTTCAGCGGGCCCCTCGTCGGCACCGGCGGCTCCCTGGACAACGGCTACAGCAGCGAGCAGGCCGACCGGCTCGTCCAGGACAGCCGGCGCCACGAGGACCGCAGCCGGGCGGCGGCGGACTTCGGGGAACTCCAGGAGATCGTGGCCCGCGACGTGCCGCTGATTCCGCTGTGGCAGCGCAAGGAGTACGTACTCAGCGGTGAGGACGTGGGCGGGGCGCAGTACCTGTCCGACGGGACCGGTGTCTTCCGGCTGTGGAAGCTGCGATGGATCTGA
- a CDS encoding metallophosphoesterase, whose product MIIVFVLIALLVLSAFGVLHWYAWRRLVRDTTRGPGLARRVGTAVFVAGPVLMVAGFAAERGGAPFWLQQTLTWPGFMWLALALYLLLALLAGELVRPLVRWLVARRAPAVSAQRTEAETRSEPVPPVRAPESVPAGAQPTEAAEPATARSTEAAEPVTARSGAAEPAPAEPGRPASPTAPGSPASPADPSRRLFVSRVVGGAVAAAAVGTVGYGTYGVVRGPKVKRVTVPLAKLPRAAHGFRIAVVSDIHLGPLLGRGFAQKVVDTINSTQPDLIAVVGDLVDGSVADLGPAAAPLAGLRARHGSYFVTGNHEYFSGVEQWVEEVRRLGLVPLENARRELPYLDLAGVNDASGADQGQGPDYARALGDRDTSRAVVLLAHQPVQIHDAVEHGVDLQLSGHTHGGQMWPMNYVAQAANPTLAGLERYGDTQLYVSRGAGAWGPPVRVGAPSDITVVELASKQA is encoded by the coding sequence ATGATCATTGTCTTCGTCCTCATCGCCCTGCTGGTGCTGAGCGCCTTCGGGGTGCTGCACTGGTACGCGTGGCGCCGCCTGGTGCGCGACACGACACGCGGGCCGGGCCTCGCCAGACGCGTGGGCACGGCGGTGTTCGTCGCCGGGCCGGTGCTGATGGTCGCCGGGTTCGCCGCCGAGCGCGGTGGCGCCCCCTTCTGGCTGCAGCAGACGCTCACCTGGCCCGGCTTCATGTGGCTCGCCCTGGCGCTGTATCTGCTGCTGGCCCTTCTGGCGGGGGAGCTTGTACGCCCCCTCGTGCGCTGGCTGGTGGCGCGGCGCGCCCCGGCCGTCTCCGCACAGCGGACGGAGGCCGAGACCCGCTCCGAGCCGGTGCCGCCGGTACGGGCGCCGGAGTCGGTCCCGGCGGGCGCCCAGCCCACGGAGGCAGCCGAGCCCGCGACCGCTCGGTCCACGGAGGCCGCCGAGCCCGTGACCGCTCGGTCCGGGGCCGCCGAGCCGGCTCCCGCCGAGCCCGGCCGGCCCGCATCGCCCACGGCTCCTGGATCCCCGGCCTCCCCGGCCGACCCCTCCCGCCGTCTCTTCGTCTCCCGTGTCGTCGGCGGCGCCGTCGCCGCCGCGGCCGTCGGGACCGTCGGCTACGGCACCTACGGCGTCGTACGCGGCCCCAAGGTCAAGCGGGTCACCGTGCCGCTGGCGAAACTCCCGCGCGCGGCCCACGGTTTCCGGATCGCGGTGGTCAGCGACATCCACCTCGGGCCGCTGCTGGGCCGGGGCTTCGCGCAGAAGGTCGTGGACACGATCAACTCAACGCAACCCGACCTGATCGCGGTGGTCGGCGACCTCGTCGACGGCAGCGTGGCCGACCTGGGCCCGGCGGCGGCACCCCTCGCGGGACTCAGGGCGCGGCACGGCAGCTACTTCGTCACCGGCAACCACGAATACTTCTCCGGTGTAGAGCAGTGGGTGGAGGAGGTGCGCCGCCTGGGCCTGGTCCCGCTGGAGAACGCCCGCCGGGAGCTGCCGTATCTCGACCTCGCCGGGGTGAACGACGCCTCGGGCGCGGACCAGGGCCAGGGCCCCGACTACGCCAGGGCGCTCGGCGACCGGGACACCTCGCGGGCCGTCGTGCTCCTCGCCCACCAGCCCGTCCAGATCCACGACGCCGTCGAGCACGGCGTCGACCTCCAGCTCTCCGGGCACACCCACGGTGGCCAGATGTGGCCCATGAACTACGTGGCCCAAGCCGCCAACCCCACCCTCGCGGGTCTCGAACGCTACGGCGACACCCAGCTCTACGTCAGCCGTGGCGCGGGCGCGTGGGGGCCGCCGGTGCGGGTGGGGGCGCCGTCGGACATCACGGTGGTGGAGCTGGCCTCGAAGCAGGCATGA
- a CDS encoding D-alanyl-D-alanine carboxypeptidase has translation MPASKKTIRPPLLVTSATLLSLSLTSLTTLTAAPAFAAKPSPSPSVSPSATPPATMSTVGGELLGKPGTQADLGSDAPVVPKGISARSWIVADAESGEVLAAHNAHWRLAPASTLKMLFADTLLPKFNRDEKHKVAPSDLADIGSGSSMVGIKEDETYTVHDLWLGVFLRSGNDAVHVLSAMNGGVEQTVADMNEHAEELQALDTHAVSPDGYDAKGQVSSAYDLTLIARSGLQKKDFREYCSTVRAKFPGETKKGENGEKSRSSFEIQNTNRLLTGDSGLDSYQGIAGVKNGNTTHAGATFTGVAERDGRVLLVTVMHPEKDGYNQVYKETASLFDWGFSAAGKVTPVGELVPPKGADTSGGDAEPSAQPGATASASASGGAGGKSVAVSAAGGSSGMGVALGITGGVLVLLAGGVFLVNRKWPLGGRK, from the coding sequence GTGCCCGCCTCCAAGAAGACCATCAGGCCCCCGCTGCTGGTCACCTCCGCCACCCTGCTGTCCCTCTCGCTGACGTCCCTGACGACGCTGACGGCCGCCCCGGCCTTCGCGGCGAAGCCCTCACCGAGTCCGAGCGTCTCGCCGTCCGCGACTCCCCCGGCGACCATGTCGACCGTCGGCGGCGAACTGCTGGGCAAGCCGGGTACGCAGGCCGACCTGGGCAGCGATGCGCCCGTGGTGCCCAAGGGCATCAGCGCCCGCTCGTGGATCGTCGCGGACGCCGAGTCGGGCGAGGTGCTGGCCGCGCACAACGCACACTGGCGGCTGGCCCCGGCGAGCACGCTGAAGATGCTGTTCGCGGACACGCTGCTGCCGAAGTTCAACAGGGACGAGAAGCACAAGGTGGCCCCCTCCGACCTGGCGGACATCGGCTCGGGCTCCAGCATGGTCGGCATAAAGGAGGACGAGACGTACACCGTCCACGATCTGTGGCTCGGCGTCTTCCTTCGCTCCGGCAACGACGCCGTGCACGTGCTGTCGGCGATGAACGGCGGTGTGGAGCAGACCGTCGCGGACATGAACGAGCACGCCGAGGAGCTCCAGGCCCTCGACACGCACGCGGTCAGCCCGGACGGCTACGACGCCAAGGGGCAGGTGTCGTCCGCGTACGACCTGACCCTGATCGCCCGGTCGGGCCTGCAGAAGAAGGACTTCAGGGAGTACTGCTCCACCGTGCGCGCGAAGTTCCCGGGCGAGACCAAGAAGGGCGAGAACGGCGAGAAGAGCCGCTCCTCCTTCGAGATCCAGAACACCAACCGGCTGCTCACCGGGGACAGCGGCCTCGACTCGTACCAGGGCATCGCGGGTGTGAAGAACGGCAACACCACGCACGCGGGTGCCACGTTCACCGGGGTCGCCGAGCGGGACGGCAGGGTACTCCTCGTCACCGTCATGCATCCGGAGAAGGACGGGTACAACCAGGTCTACAAGGAGACCGCGAGCCTGTTCGACTGGGGGTTCTCGGCGGCGGGCAAGGTGACGCCGGTGGGCGAGCTGGTGCCGCCGAAGGGGGCGGACACCTCCGGTGGGGATGCCGAACCGAGTGCGCAGCCGGGGGCCACGGCGTCGGCGTCCGCCTCCGGCGGGGCGGGCGGCAAGTCCGTGGCGGTGTCCGCCGCCGGCGGGTCCAGCGGGATGGGGGTCGCGTTGGGGATCACCGGTGGGGTGTTGGTCCTGCTGGCCGGCGGGGTGTTCCTGGTCAACCGCAAGTGGCCTCTGGGCGGGCGGAAGTAA
- a CDS encoding YihY/virulence factor BrkB family protein → MDWLKKLPGVGPLVERLMTTHAWRSYERLERVKWTRLAAAMTFISFLALFPLLTVAAAIAAATLGEGRQQELEDRLSEQVPGISDELDIAGLIDNAGTVGIIAGALLLLTGIRWVGEMRGCLRAVWEKPDPDENPVLVKAKDTGVLLGLGGAVLVSLAASTVASWAVGRFADQLGIDSDGWGGLLLRHAAFAVAVLADFLLLLYVLTLLPGVQPPRRRLVVAALLGAVGFELLKLLLSGYMQGIAAKSMYGAFGVPVALLLWINFTAKLLLYCAAWTAEDSKEGGETEDAGAPDETGGA, encoded by the coding sequence ATGGACTGGCTGAAGAAGCTCCCCGGGGTCGGCCCGCTGGTCGAGCGCCTGATGACCACGCACGCGTGGCGCTCGTACGAACGGCTGGAGCGGGTGAAGTGGACGCGGCTGGCCGCGGCGATGACCTTCATCAGCTTCCTGGCGCTGTTCCCGCTGCTGACCGTGGCCGCCGCCATCGCCGCGGCGACCCTCGGCGAGGGCCGGCAGCAGGAACTGGAGGACCGGCTCTCCGAGCAGGTGCCCGGCATCTCCGACGAGCTCGACATCGCCGGCCTGATCGACAACGCCGGCACCGTCGGGATCATCGCCGGCGCGCTGCTGCTCCTCACCGGCATCCGCTGGGTCGGCGAGATGCGGGGCTGTCTGCGCGCGGTCTGGGAGAAACCGGACCCCGACGAGAACCCCGTCCTCGTCAAGGCCAAGGACACGGGCGTCCTGCTCGGCCTCGGCGGCGCCGTCCTCGTCTCCCTGGCCGCCTCCACCGTCGCCTCCTGGGCCGTCGGCCGGTTCGCCGACCAGCTCGGCATCGACAGCGACGGCTGGGGCGGCCTCCTCCTGCGCCACGCCGCCTTCGCGGTCGCCGTCCTCGCCGACTTCCTGCTCCTCCTCTACGTCCTCACCCTGCTCCCCGGCGTCCAGCCACCCCGCCGCCGCCTCGTCGTGGCCGCCCTTCTCGGAGCGGTCGGCTTCGAACTCCTCAAGCTCCTCCTCAGCGGCTACATGCAGGGCATCGCCGCCAAGAGCATGTACGGCGCCTTCGGCGTCCCCGTCGCCCTGCTCCTGTGGATCAACTTCACGGCCAAGCTCCTGCTGTACTGCGCGGCCTGGACGGCGGAGGACAGCAAGGAAGGCGGGGAGACAGAGGATGCCGGCGCGCCGGACGAGACCGGTGGCGCCTGA